CCTGTTGGTGGCCCGTTATGGCATCCTCCTACTAATCCTACTCATCTTCACAGGGATCGCGGGTATGATTACTAATGTGCCAACCAATCTATTCATCCGCTTATTCTTGGGAACATAAAAACAAGAATAGCAAAATTGGAGACGCGCATGGCGAAACCTCGAGCAGTAAGTGGAATGCAGCCAACAGGAATGCTTCACTTAGGAAACTTGGAAGGCGCCTTGTGCAACTGGGTGCGTCTTCAAGATGAATACGACCTTTTTGCATTCGTTGCAGATTGGCATGCTCTAACAACGCTTTATGCCGAACCAAAACTAATTGCAAAGTATACAAAGGAACTAGTAATAGACTATGTAGCCTCAGGCCTTAACCCCGAAAAAACCACCATTTTCAGACAATCTGATGTAAAAAACCACGCAGAACTTCATCTTCTTTTATCTATGATCACACCAGTATCATGGCTTGAGCGCGTGCCTACGTATAAAGAAAAACGCCAAGAGCTACGACCTGAAAGCCCATCATATGGGCTTCTCGGCTATCCCGTTCTCCAAGCGGCAGACATCTTGATTTACAATGCGGAAGGTGTTCCGGTTGGGCGCGATCAACTGCCACATCTTGAGGTTACAAGGGAGATTGCTCGAAGGTTCAACTCACTTTATGGGCTTATTTTTAAAGAACCGCATGCCATATTAACCGAGACACCCGTAGTCATTGGCCTGGATGGGAGAAAAATGAGCAAATCACATGAGAACACCATCCTGATTTCCGACTCCCCAGAAGTTGTTGAGGAAAAGATACGAACTATGTACACCGACCCTCTTAAGATATATAGAACAGATATCGGCCATCCAGAGACCTGTCCTGTTTTTCAGCTTCGCCTCATCTATGCTAAGGAGGAAGCGGCTCAAGTCGAACGCAAATGTAAAGCTGGTGAAATTGGCTGCGTGCAA
This portion of the Armatimonadota bacterium genome encodes:
- the trpS gene encoding tryptophan--tRNA ligase yields the protein MAKPRAVSGMQPTGMLHLGNLEGALCNWVRLQDEYDLFAFVADWHALTTLYAEPKLIAKYTKELVIDYVASGLNPEKTTIFRQSDVKNHAELHLLLSMITPVSWLERVPTYKEKRQELRPESPSYGLLGYPVLQAADILIYNAEGVPVGRDQLPHLEVTREIARRFNSLYGLIFKEPHAILTETPVVIGLDGRKMSKSHENTILISDSPEVVEEKIRTMYTDPLKIYRTDIGHPETCPVFQLRLIYAKEEAAQVERKCKAGEIGCVQDKQELAKAINQRLEPIRKRRRELEQQPELIDQILADGARRARVVAQETMEKVRESMAFNNQTLVSYNIMK